A single window of Sphingobacteriales bacterium DNA harbors:
- the mtgA gene encoding monofunctional biosynthetic peptidoglycan transglycosylase → MLAKRLLNIFKKCILYFFAISIASTIIFRFVPIPCTPLMILRTIEYAFNGDFIGIHYQWRSKDEISDYMRQAVVAAEDQKFFEHNGFDIEAIKKAIKHNKNSTTKLKGGSTISQQCAKNVFLWQGRNWIRKGLEVYFTILIELFWSKERILEVYLNVIEMGIGVYGTESAAHYYYKKDAIQLSKSESALLASILPNPRKWDPKNPSSYINRRKNWILRQMNNLY, encoded by the coding sequence ATGTTAGCAAAAAGACTTCTTAATATTTTTAAAAAATGCATATTATATTTCTTTGCAATTAGTATTGCATCAACAATCATCTTTCGTTTTGTGCCTATTCCTTGTACACCATTGATGATATTGAGAACAATTGAATATGCATTTAATGGAGATTTTATAGGCATACATTATCAATGGAGGTCAAAAGATGAAATTTCTGACTATATGAGACAAGCTGTAGTTGCTGCAGAAGACCAAAAATTCTTTGAGCATAATGGTTTTGATATTGAGGCAATAAAAAAAGCCATAAAACATAATAAAAACTCTACAACCAAGCTAAAAGGCGGAAGTACCATTAGCCAACAATGTGCTAAAAATGTATTTCTTTGGCAAGGAAGAAATTGGATTCGTAAAGGTCTTGAGGTTTATTTTACTATTTTAATAGAATTGTTTTGGAGCAAGGAACGCATTTTAGAAGTATATCTAAATGTAATTGAAATGGGAATTGGTGTATATGGTACAGAATCTGCAGCACATTATTACTATAAAAAAGATGCTATACAATTATCAAAATCTGAGTCAGCACTTCTGGCATCAATTTTGCCTAATCCAAGAAAGTGGGATCCAAAAAATCCAAGTTCTTATATCAACAGAAGGAAAAATTGGATTTTGAGGCAAATGAACAATTTATACTAA
- a CDS encoding sulfotransferase, which translates to MDEILFPNYRDIEIKQPVFIISNPRSGTTFLHRLMCMDDQKFVYILLYHTIIPSITFFKIIGFFGAIDRKIGRPMRKTVDFIDSKMFGAWEDIHATSFNKSEEDEGLHFVSGISPSIGLVTPFLKNFEELFIPDKLSKREVVSIQKYYKATIQRWMYALGADKVFLCKTVMSTGRLEILKNIFPDVKIIFLIRNPYEAIPSFTSMFAEPWKSLYPNINENSEAYREWGNLGTAYYQYFYEEKNKFKKENFVTIPYLDLVNNTKAVVMKIYQQLELDMSEDFLNKLNLETQKSRAYSSKHTYSLEQYGFDKQKIYKDLSFIFDELKIEA; encoded by the coding sequence TTGGATGAGATTCTATTTCCAAATTACAGAGACATAGAAATCAAACAGCCAGTATTTATTATCAGCAATCCAAGAAGTGGAACTACATTTCTACATAGATTGATGTGTATGGATGATCAGAAATTTGTATATATTTTATTATATCATACAATTATTCCATCCATTACTTTTTTTAAAATTATTGGTTTCTTTGGTGCCATTGATAGAAAAATAGGTAGACCAATGCGCAAGACTGTAGATTTTATAGATAGCAAAATGTTTGGTGCTTGGGAAGATATTCATGCAACAAGTTTTAATAAATCTGAAGAAGACGAAGGATTACATTTCGTCTCTGGTATTTCTCCAAGTATTGGGTTAGTTACACCATTTCTAAAAAATTTTGAAGAACTATTTATTCCAGATAAACTGAGCAAAAGAGAAGTAGTTAGTATACAAAAATATTATAAAGCAACAATACAAAGGTGGATGTATGCATTAGGCGCAGATAAAGTTTTTTTGTGTAAAACTGTGATGAGTACAGGTCGTTTGGAAATATTGAAAAATATTTTCCCAGATGTAAAAATAATTTTTCTAATCAGAAATCCATACGAAGCAATACCATCATTTACAAGCATGTTTGCAGAACCATGGAAATCATTATATCCAAATATTAATGAAAATTCTGAAGCATACAGAGAATGGGGAAATTTAGGTACTGCATACTATCAATATTTTTATGAAGAAAAAAATAAGTTTAAGAAAGAAAACTTTGTAACCATACCTTATTTAGATTTAGTGAATAATACTAAGGCTGTAGTGATGAAAATATATCAGCAATTGGAATTAGATATGAGTGAAGATTTTCTAAATAAACTAAATCTTGAAACACAAAAATCAAGAGCATATAGTAGCAAACATACTTACTCTTTAGAGCAATATGGTTTTGATAAACAAAAAATATATAAAGATTTGTCTTTTATTTTTGATGAATTAAAGATAGAAGCCTAA